The Erythrobacter sp. Alg231-14 genome has a segment encoding these proteins:
- the xrtA gene encoding exosortase A: protein MPHEVSANPSPFSRLLVGFSPTWRTSLGVMLIGVVAVMTIAAREWAEMAHQWWNIDTYTHVLMVPIIVGWLVVLRIGALAKFSPRPWWPGLVLVGCALTLWIVGRATGINIVAHAGAVGAVQGVVVTALGPRASLALALPIAFATFLIPIGDEFIAPLQSITADIAVALTIWSGIPAVIDGIYIDTPIGLFVVAEACSGVKFLVAMITLAVLVAFTRFESWTRRGLFMLAAIVVPIIANGIRAWGTIYIAQSQGVEFAAGFDHIFYGWIFFAVVVVAILSVAWQFFEREPEDAGWTAQDVAAFGWLPRLERGSSAPIVAIAGFVGLTILAAIIAAIVAPGPLG, encoded by the coding sequence ATGCCGCATGAAGTCTCAGCGAACCCTTCGCCATTCTCTCGGCTCTTAGTCGGGTTTTCGCCGACATGGCGAACCTCGCTTGGTGTGATGTTGATTGGGGTGGTGGCTGTGATGACCATTGCCGCGCGCGAATGGGCGGAAATGGCGCACCAATGGTGGAACATCGACACATACACGCACGTACTAATGGTCCCGATCATCGTTGGATGGTTGGTTGTTCTTAGGATCGGCGCGTTGGCCAAATTTTCGCCGCGCCCATGGTGGCCCGGATTGGTCTTGGTGGGGTGCGCGCTGACGCTTTGGATTGTCGGTCGAGCTACCGGTATCAACATTGTCGCCCATGCAGGCGCGGTCGGCGCGGTTCAGGGAGTGGTTGTGACCGCATTGGGGCCAAGAGCATCGCTGGCTCTGGCGTTGCCCATCGCATTTGCTACGTTCTTGATCCCAATTGGCGATGAATTCATCGCTCCACTTCAATCCATCACTGCCGATATTGCGGTGGCTTTGACCATTTGGAGCGGTATTCCTGCCGTGATCGATGGTATTTATATCGACACACCGATTGGCCTGTTCGTCGTCGCCGAAGCCTGTTCGGGGGTCAAATTCCTTGTGGCGATGATCACTTTGGCGGTGTTGGTGGCGTTCACCCGATTTGAAAGTTGGACCCGGCGCGGGCTGTTTATGCTCGCGGCGATTGTCGTCCCAATTATCGCAAACGGCATCCGCGCATGGGGTACGATCTATATCGCACAAAGCCAAGGTGTCGAATTTGCTGCCGGCTTTGACCATATTTTCTATGGCTGGATTTTCTTCGCTGTTGTCGTTGTCGCAATCCTATCGGTGGCATGGCAGTTCTTTGAACGTGAACCAGAGGATGCTGGTTGGACGGCTCAAGATGTCGCGGCGTTTGGATGGCTCCCTCGGTTGGAGCGCGGTTCGTCTGCACCAATCGTTGCGATTGCTGGTTTTGTCGGCCTTACGATTTTGGCAGCGATCATCGCAGCGATTGTCGCCCCCGGTCCATTGGGCTAA
- a CDS encoding XrtA/PEP-CTERM system amidotransferase, translating to MCGIAGIFHAETPKPVDPSRVERMCDALVHRGPDGAGVWTDHGVGLGHRRLSIIDLEGSPQPMHSVDGRAVIAFNGEIYNFRELRRELEKDGAQFRTSGDTEVILAAYQRWGLDCLEKLHGMFAFALYDVDKRQLLLARDRFGVKPMFLSKLSDGGLAFASELKGLLAHPLIRRRVNPTALDAYMTWGYLPDSHSILSGVEKLPAGHFLLLEQGKPMPQPRRWWDIDFTQRATGSEADLSAELVHLMREAVQSRMVSDVPLGAFLSGGVDSSSVVALMSEASAQPVQTCSIGFDVASLDETSYAQDIANKFGTRHEARTVGQDDFGAIDELAGMFDEPFADASALPTWRVCQLARETVTVALSGDGADEAFAGYRRQVFHHNEERVRSLLPSALREPLFGSLGRLWPKADWAPRPFRAKSTLLALSETGEAGYARGLSVATPEARAGLYSSGFASALNGFRAEDELIQLMANAPARSGLDKAQYADLTFWMPGDILTKVDRTSMAVSLEAREPLLDHRLVEFAARLPESMRVRGSTGKFLLKKCMERYLPQDILYRPKQGFVTPIADWLRGPLSQEARAIASSSILVQSDWFDAKKLAGLADAHISGRSDHSRVLWQLLMLEKSLTRLGVSG from the coding sequence ATGTGCGGTATCGCAGGAATCTTTCACGCCGAAACGCCCAAGCCGGTCGATCCTTCACGGGTTGAACGGATGTGCGACGCGCTTGTCCATCGCGGCCCTGATGGGGCGGGGGTGTGGACCGATCATGGCGTGGGACTTGGGCACAGGCGGCTCTCGATCATCGATCTCGAAGGGTCGCCACAACCCATGCACAGCGTGGATGGCCGTGCGGTGATCGCGTTCAACGGGGAGATCTACAATTTCCGCGAATTGCGTCGGGAATTGGAGAAAGACGGTGCGCAATTCCGCACCAGCGGCGACACAGAGGTGATTTTGGCCGCCTATCAACGTTGGGGCCTCGATTGCCTTGAAAAGCTGCACGGCATGTTCGCCTTTGCGCTTTACGATGTAGACAAGCGCCAATTGTTGCTAGCGCGCGATCGGTTTGGCGTGAAGCCGATGTTCTTGTCCAAACTCTCCGATGGTGGATTGGCATTTGCGTCTGAATTGAAGGGGTTGCTTGCGCATCCTTTGATCCGGAGGCGGGTCAATCCGACGGCGTTGGATGCCTATATGACATGGGGCTACTTGCCCGATAGCCATTCGATCCTATCGGGCGTTGAGAAATTGCCTGCCGGGCATTTCCTCTTGCTCGAACAAGGCAAGCCGATGCCGCAACCGCGCCGGTGGTGGGATATTGACTTCACCCAACGCGCCACGGGCAGCGAAGCCGATTTGTCCGCGGAGCTTGTGCATCTGATGCGAGAGGCTGTGCAATCGCGCATGGTCTCCGACGTACCCTTGGGCGCTTTCCTTTCAGGCGGCGTGGACAGTTCAAGCGTGGTGGCGTTGATGAGCGAAGCAAGCGCACAACCCGTCCAAACGTGTTCTATCGGGTTTGATGTCGCTTCGTTGGATGAAACCAGTTACGCCCAAGACATCGCCAACAAATTTGGCACAAGGCACGAAGCCCGCACAGTCGGGCAGGATGATTTTGGCGCGATCGATGAATTGGCCGGGATGTTCGATGAACCTTTCGCCGACGCATCGGCCTTACCCACCTGGCGCGTGTGCCAATTGGCGCGAGAAACCGTAACCGTTGCCCTATCCGGTGATGGCGCGGATGAGGCCTTTGCCGGGTATCGTCGCCAAGTTTTTCACCACAATGAAGAACGCGTGCGCTCTTTGTTACCCTCGGCTTTGCGAGAGCCCTTGTTTGGCTCCTTAGGTCGGCTTTGGCCAAAAGCGGATTGGGCACCGCGACCATTTCGGGCCAAATCAACCTTGCTTGCGCTCTCGGAAACAGGGGAGGCGGGATATGCGCGCGGCCTATCTGTCGCCACACCAGAAGCACGCGCTGGGCTGTATTCATCGGGATTTGCGTCCGCGTTGAATGGGTTCCGCGCAGAAGATGAACTGATCCAGCTCATGGCCAATGCCCCTGCGCGCAGTGGGTTGGACAAGGCGCAATATGCCGATCTCACCTTTTGGATGCCAGGAGATATCCTGACCAAAGTCGACCGGACGAGCATGGCCGTCAGTCTTGAAGCGCGCGAACCTTTGTTGGATCATCGTTTGGTTGAGTTCGCGGCCCGTTTGCCGGAATCCATGCGGGTTCGGGGTAGCACCGGCAAATTCCTTCTAAAGAAGTGCATGGAGCGATATTTGCCACAGGACATCCTGTATCGCCCGAAACAAGGTTTTGTGACCCCCATAGCGGATTGGTTGCGTGGACCGCTTAGCCAAGAGGCGAGGGCGATCGCGTCGAGCTCAATTCTGGTCCAATCCGATTGGTTCGATGCCAAGAAACTCGCAGGTCTAGCGGACGCCCACATTTCCGGGCGCAGCGATCATTCGAGGGTCCTTTGGCAATTGTTGATGCTCGAAAAATCGCTGACCCGGTTGGGCGTGAGCGGTTAA
- a CDS encoding crotonase/enoyl-CoA hydratase family protein produces MTSNDELLAESIMHAAIPNELFELNELDVLYEDRSATLWSFINPEGRPSFTPALLNDFEQWQDLIERAFGPDKVPLRYLVLGSRSPDVFCFGGDLDLFQRLIRKRDRAALVEYGHRCCRILDRNIRTLDIPMLTIGMVQGTALGGGFEALLSFDYIIAEKQATFGLPEIMFGLFPGMGAHAFLSRKLGSAMADRIIVSNETFTAQQMYDLGIVHQLAEPGDGVNAVRDFIKKSDRRHAGLVGSRRAIKHVWQLKLAELNRITEMWADTALELREQDLKVMSRLVSAQGRLAERIAAA; encoded by the coding sequence TTGACGAGCAACGATGAGTTGCTCGCCGAAAGCATAATGCACGCTGCAATTCCAAATGAGTTGTTCGAATTGAACGAACTCGATGTTCTTTACGAAGACCGTTCTGCAACTTTGTGGTCATTTATCAATCCAGAGGGTCGGCCCAGTTTTACACCGGCTCTTTTGAATGATTTCGAACAATGGCAAGACTTGATCGAACGCGCTTTTGGCCCCGATAAGGTGCCTTTGCGCTATCTGGTTCTGGGCAGTCGATCACCGGATGTGTTCTGCTTTGGCGGTGATCTGGACCTGTTTCAACGTTTGATCCGCAAACGTGACCGCGCGGCTTTGGTCGAATACGGTCATCGTTGCTGTCGTATTCTCGATAGGAACATCCGCACGCTCGACATTCCGATGCTGACGATTGGCATGGTTCAAGGCACCGCATTGGGCGGCGGTTTTGAAGCGCTGCTTTCGTTTGATTACATCATCGCAGAGAAGCAGGCGACATTTGGCCTGCCAGAAATCATGTTTGGTCTTTTCCCTGGAATGGGCGCGCATGCGTTTCTTTCGCGCAAACTGGGTAGCGCGATGGCTGACCGAATTATTGTTTCTAATGAGACATTTACGGCGCAACAGATGTATGATCTTGGCATCGTTCATCAGCTGGCTGAACCGGGTGATGGTGTGAATGCTGTCCGCGATTTCATCAAGAAATCAGACCGGCGTCATGCGGGTCTTGTTGGATCACGTCGTGCGATCAAACATGTTTGGCAATTGAAATTGGCTGAACTCAATCGGATTACGGAAATGTGGGCCGACACCGCATTGGAACTGCGTGAGCAAGATTTGAAAGTGATGAGCCGATTGGTCAGCGCCCAAGGGCGACTAGCAGAGCGCATCGCCGCTGCCTGA
- the zapE gene encoding cell division protein ZapE, whose product MSGVIAQYEALIEDGQLQPDKAQRAAAERLQQLQDELEAPLPKKTFFERIIGTRVAPDDPRGVYMWGGVGRGKSMLMDLFVETLAIEKKRRVHFHAFMLEVDALVAEARKAQLQDPLTAVAMRLSESVRCLAFDEMVVNNTADAAIMGRFFTTMMDSGTVIVTTSNRPPGDLYKDGINRSLFIPFIELVEREMDVVELNGQTDYRLDRIGGMAMWHAPLGEEATQEVREAFFRLTDFAPEDAANVPAGELDLGGGRTLFVPKALKGVGVFSFKRLCGENRGAADYLAIAREFHSVIIVGIPLMSPESRNEAIRFTKLIDALYENRVKLFAAAAAVPEDLYQSGDGSFEFERTVSRLNEMQSEEYLALGHGADY is encoded by the coding sequence ATGAGCGGCGTGATCGCCCAATACGAAGCTCTTATCGAAGATGGGCAATTGCAACCCGACAAGGCACAGCGAGCAGCCGCAGAACGATTGCAACAACTACAAGACGAGCTCGAAGCACCTCTCCCCAAGAAGACGTTTTTCGAGCGGATCATTGGCACACGGGTTGCTCCTGACGATCCTCGCGGAGTGTATATGTGGGGAGGAGTGGGTCGCGGCAAATCGATGCTGATGGATCTATTTGTTGAAACACTCGCTATCGAAAAAAAGCGGCGGGTCCATTTTCACGCCTTTATGCTCGAAGTAGACGCTTTGGTGGCCGAAGCGCGCAAGGCCCAGCTTCAAGATCCGCTTACGGCGGTGGCCATGCGACTTTCTGAATCAGTGCGCTGTCTCGCTTTTGATGAAATGGTGGTGAACAACACCGCCGATGCCGCGATCATGGGACGGTTCTTCACCACGATGATGGACAGCGGGACGGTGATCGTCACCACATCCAATCGCCCTCCTGGCGATCTCTATAAAGATGGGATCAACCGGTCTCTTTTCATCCCGTTCATCGAGTTGGTTGAACGCGAAATGGACGTGGTTGAGCTGAACGGACAGACCGATTATCGGCTTGATCGGATTGGCGGGATGGCGATGTGGCATGCGCCGTTGGGTGAAGAGGCAACGCAGGAAGTGCGCGAAGCCTTCTTCCGGCTCACCGACTTCGCGCCAGAAGACGCCGCCAACGTGCCCGCTGGCGAATTGGACCTTGGCGGCGGCCGCACGCTATTTGTGCCAAAGGCGCTCAAAGGCGTAGGTGTTTTTAGCTTCAAACGTCTTTGCGGCGAAAATCGCGGCGCGGCGGATTACCTCGCAATTGCACGCGAATTCCACTCCGTGATCATCGTTGGAATTCCATTGATGAGCCCGGAAAGCCGCAATGAAGCGATCCGTTTTACCAAGCTGATCGACGCACTGTACGAAAATCGGGTCAAGCTATTCGCGGCGGCCGCTGCGGTTCCCGAGGATTTGTACCAATCGGGCGACGGATCGTTTGAATTCGAACGCACTGTGAGCCGCTTGAACGAAATGCAAAGCGAGGAGTACTTGGCTCTGGGCCACGGTGCGGACTATTGA